The Synergistaceae bacterium sequence AAATGGCCCGCTGGATACTTGCGGTCAATGCCCTGACAGACCCAGGGACTTTCACCACTGCGAACGTAGGGCTGGCGGAGGGCGGTGAAGGGGCCAACATAGTCCCCGCCCATGCATCGATGACTGTGAACTTCAGGTTTGCCGAGGCGTCCAGGCCCGAAGCCATACTTCTGCAACTCGAAGACCTTCGGAGGACTCCCTCGGTGGAAGGGACGACGGCGGAAATATCGGTGTTGAGCCGCACTCCTCCCATGGTGCCGACGGAGGACACGGAAAGGTACATAAAACGGGTTGAAAAAGTCTTCGATCAGATAGGGCAGCCCTTTTCCCTGATAGACCTGAGGGGAGGCAGTTCCGACGGCAACTATATCGCGAGCACTGGCACAATATGCTTGGACAGTTTGGGGCCGAGGGGCGGAGGAGGGCACACCGAAAACGAATACCTCCACCTGGACCAGGTAGAGGAATGCATAGTACGAATGGTGCATTTAATAAAAGAGATAGCCGAGTTCAAAAGGAGCACCGCATAGCGACCGACACTAACGGGAAATACGCCCGTTCGGTCGTCTGCTTGTGTCATCCCGACAAACAACGGGAGGAGGGATCTCGGGCCTGGCGGCGGGTCTGACTTGAGATCCCTCCGGCGCTTCGCGCCGTTCGGGATGACAGAGGGCCCGTTCGATCGTCTGCTCGCGGCCTGGGAACCGGCCGCATAGTGATCGACTAGGCTCGCTTCGCTTCGCCTGTCGCCTACTAGAACTTGCCTTTGCGCAGCACCCATTGCGGGGCCATGGTGGAGTCCATGTGAGCTTTTCCTATAATCTCCCACAGGACGGCGAACGCGGACCAGACTCGCGATGCCAGCATGAATATCGGCATGATCGGAAGCAGGGGGAGGAACCACTTGTCCTCCTCCGGCCTCTCCGACAGGAAGAAGAGAGTCAGAAAGTAAAACAGGACGCCGATGACGAAGTAAAAGCAGTAGACCAGGCCCATGACGAGCATGATAGTCCATAGAGGGGCGGTCAGGAGCAGGAAGAAGGTGTACAGCAGAAGCAGCATCGGCGTGACGATCTGGAAGAACAGCCCGCTTAGGACTGTCACTATAAAGTTGGGCCACCCGATCAGCCTGGGGGTGAATCCAAGCCAGTGCTTGCGAAAGTACAGGTAGAACAGGTCGCCGTCCCAGCGCAGCCTCTGTTTGAAGAAGCCGCGCAATGTGTCGGGCGAGTCCGTGTGCCCCATAACCTCAGGGTCGAACAGGATGCGCAGCCCCTTGTGCCTTCCGAAGTAGTTCTTCAGCCGCATGGTGATGTCCAGGTCCTCCGCCGTGCCGCTGTCCCAGCCGTAGAGCAGCTCCAGGAAAGACCTGCTGAAAACCCCGAACGCTCCGGATATGATATTGACGGTGTTGAACTCGCTCAAGCCCGTCCTTGCGCCGACTATGGACAACATGTACTCCAGCCCCTGGAGGGCGGCCACCGGGGAGTCCCTCCAGTTGCGCACCCGAAGCCCGCCGGAGAGGGCGACCACCCTCTC is a genomic window containing:
- a CDS encoding glycosyltransferase family 2 protein, whose product is MIVFFELPYYILVFSGILRYIMRRREETPYRPNHFPRVSCIVTCYSEGRDIQLTIRSVAHQLYQGHIQIIVVLDGASVNKSTYHAAYEMIPEVGSLPDRELLILPKWQRGGRVSSLNAGMSLADGDVIMSLDGDSSFDNNMVANSVRHFADERVVALSGGLRVRNWRDSPVAALQGLEYMLSIVGARTGLSEFNTVNIISGAFGVFSRSFLELLYGWDSGTAEDLDITMRLKNYFGRHKGLRILFDPEVMGHTDSPDTLRGFFKQRLRWDGDLFYLYFRKHWLGFTPRLIGWPNFIVTVLSGLFFQIVTPMLLLLYTFFLLLTAPLWTIMLVMGLVYCFYFVIGVLFYFLTLFFLSERPEEDKWFLPLLPIMPIFMLASRVWSAFAVLWEIIGKAHMDSTMAPQWVLRKGKF